The Rickettsia helvetica genome has a segment encoding these proteins:
- a CDS encoding outer membrane protein assembly factor BamD, whose translation MKLAKLLSPLLVIGLVFSGCKSKKNSDDIVVPIPTLYNEGITLLEKKKYKKAAEEFGRVFYQHPGNEMTPQAELMQAYSLFLAAQYEEAVDVLDMFINLHPANVDIAYAYYLKALSYYMLISDVNHDQSRTFLAKDSFEDVIAKFPNTKYAIDSSLKIDLVNDHLAGKEMIVGRFYLKKKNPMAAINRFEEVIDNYQTTSHSVEALYRLAESYMMLGLPDEAKKYASVLGYNYPDSQWYSYAYRLVQNH comes from the coding sequence ATGAAATTAGCAAAATTATTGAGTCCCCTTTTAGTTATAGGGTTAGTTTTCAGCGGATGCAAAAGCAAAAAAAACAGTGATGACATAGTAGTTCCTATCCCTACCCTTTATAATGAAGGTATTACCTTATTGGAAAAGAAAAAATATAAGAAAGCTGCGGAAGAATTCGGAAGAGTATTTTACCAACATCCAGGTAATGAAATGACGCCGCAAGCCGAATTGATGCAGGCTTATTCTTTATTCCTCGCCGCTCAATATGAAGAAGCGGTTGATGTGCTTGATATGTTCATTAATTTGCACCCTGCAAATGTTGACATTGCTTATGCATATTACCTTAAAGCATTATCATATTATATGTTAATTTCAGACGTAAATCATGATCAATCTAGAACTTTCCTAGCTAAAGATAGTTTTGAAGACGTAATAGCAAAATTCCCAAATACTAAATATGCTATTGATTCATCTTTAAAAATCGACCTAGTAAACGATCATTTAGCAGGTAAAGAGATGATAGTAGGTCGGTTTTACTTAAAGAAAAAGAACCCAATGGCAGCAATTAACAGATTTGAAGAAGTAATTGATAATTATCAAACTACTTCTCACTCGGTAGAAGCTCTTTACCGTTTAGCCGAAAGCTATATGATGCTTGGGCTGCCGGATGAAGCAAAAAAATATGCCTCGGTACTAGGTTATAACTATCCTGATAGTCAATGGTATAGTTATGCGTATAGGCTAGTTCAGAACCACTAA
- the dnaJ gene encoding molecular chaperone DnaJ, producing MSQDYYQILGISKTASQADLKKAYHKLAKQYHPDNAAAGDTNAEKKFKEINAAYDVLKDEQKRAAYDRFGHDAFQNQQSRGGEGNHGGFHPDINDIFSDFFSDFMGGSRRSSRPTSAKVRGSDLKYDLTINLEEAFHGIEKNISFSSEVKCDTCHGSGSEKGETITTCDACGGVGATRIQQGFFTIEQACHKCQGNGQIIKNPCKKCHGMGRYRKQRNLSVNIPAGVENGTRIRHIGEGEAGIRGGNSGDLYVDIAIKPHDIYKVDGANLHCKLPISFVNAALGGEMEVPVIEGGKINLTIPAGTQNGDQLRLRSKGMSKMRSTIRGDMLTHIHVEVPKNLSKRQRELLEEFKKESINEKENDGSFFNKMKSLWS from the coding sequence ATGTCACAAGATTATTACCAAATACTAGGTATTAGTAAAACAGCTAGTCAAGCTGATCTTAAAAAAGCTTACCATAAGCTAGCTAAACAATATCATCCCGATAATGCGGCGGCCGGAGATACGAATGCCGAGAAGAAATTTAAAGAAATCAATGCTGCTTATGATGTTTTAAAAGACGAACAAAAAAGAGCTGCTTATGACCGTTTTGGACACGATGCTTTTCAAAATCAACAATCACGAGGGGGAGAAGGAAATCATGGCGGTTTTCACCCCGATATCAATGATATATTCAGCGACTTCTTTAGCGACTTTATGGGAGGCAGCAGAAGATCATCACGCCCAACTTCAGCTAAAGTTAGAGGCTCGGATTTAAAATATGATCTGACAATTAACCTAGAGGAAGCATTTCACGGTATAGAAAAAAATATTAGCTTTTCTAGCGAAGTAAAATGCGATACTTGTCACGGTAGCGGTTCTGAAAAAGGTGAAACCATAACTACTTGCGATGCTTGCGGCGGTGTTGGAGCAACTAGAATTCAGCAAGGATTCTTTACGATTGAGCAAGCTTGTCATAAATGCCAAGGTAACGGACAAATTATAAAAAATCCTTGTAAAAAATGTCATGGCATGGGACGTTACCGTAAGCAACGAAATTTATCAGTAAATATTCCTGCTGGTGTTGAAAACGGTACTAGAATAAGACATATCGGAGAAGGGGAAGCAGGCATTAGAGGCGGTAATAGCGGTGATTTGTACGTTGATATAGCAATAAAACCACATGATATTTATAAAGTAGACGGAGCAAATCTACATTGTAAACTACCTATTAGTTTTGTGAATGCCGCTCTTGGAGGAGAGATGGAAGTACCAGTAATTGAAGGTGGAAAAATAAACTTAACAATTCCTGCAGGCACACAAAACGGTGATCAATTAAGGCTACGCAGCAAAGGTATGTCTAAAATGAGATCAACTATTAGGGGTGATATGCTTACACATATTCATGTTGAAGTACCTAAAAATTTATCTAAAAGACAACGTGAATTACTAGAAGAATTCAAAAAAGAGTCCATAAATGAAAAAGAAAATGACGGCAGCTTTTTTAATAAAATGAAAAGCTTATGGTCATGA
- a CDS encoding ChaB family protein gives MAIQKNNNDLLDSVKNHLPSHAKDIYRKAFNHAFEQYKDADKRRGNNSRETVAHTVAWSAVEQNTIKMIKNTG, from the coding sequence GTGGCAATCCAGAAAAATAATAACGACTTACTTGATTCAGTCAAAAATCATCTTCCGAGCCATGCTAAGGATATTTATCGCAAAGCTTTTAATCATGCATTTGAACAATATAAGGATGCCGATAAAAGACGTGGAAATAACTCTAGAGAGACAGTTGCACATACAGTAGCATGGTCAGCCGTAGAACAAAATACCATAAAAATGATAAAGAACACTGGGTAG